A single region of the Ailuropoda melanoleuca isolate Jingjing unplaced genomic scaffold, ASM200744v2 unplaced-scaffold680, whole genome shotgun sequence genome encodes:
- the LOC100468709 gene encoding intraflagellar transport protein 22 homolog yields the protein MKDSHGVVIVFNADLPSHLKEIEMWYSCFVQQQFLQDTQCLLIAHHKPGSGSDKGNLTLSPPLNKLKLVHSNLEDDPEEIRLEFIKYLKSIINSVSESRDREEMSIIT from the exons ATGAAGGACTCGCACGGGGTGGTGATCGTCTTCAACGCCGACCTCCCCAGCCACCTGAAGGAAATCGAGATGTGGTATTCCTGCTTCGTCCAGCAGCAGTTCCTACAAGACACTCAGTGTCTGCTGATCGCACACCACAAACCAGGCTCCGGAAGTGATAAAGGAAACCTAACTTTGT cacCCCCGTTGAACAAGCTGAAGCTGGTGCACTCGAATCTTGAGGATGACCCCGAAGAGATCAGGTTGGagtttataaagtatttaaaaagcataatcaACTCGGTGTCTGAAAGCAGAGACCGGGAGGAGATGTCAATTATCACCTAA